One Eptesicus fuscus isolate TK198812 chromosome 13, DD_ASM_mEF_20220401, whole genome shotgun sequence genomic window, taatatttttttgtaatactggtttgatgatgataaactcctttagctttttcttatctgggaagctctttatatgtccttctattctaaatgataactttgctggctagagtaatcttggttgtaggtccttgttttcatcatttatttcttgccagtccttctggcctgcaaagtttctgttgagaaattagctgacagtcttatgggagctcccttgtgggtaactaactgcttttctcttgctgcttttaaaattctctctttgtctttaacctttggcattataattatgatgtgtctggttTAATcctctttaggttcatcttgtttgtatctctgcacttcctggacttgtatatcTATTTCCttgaccaggttagggaagtttttgtcattatttttttcaaattggttttcaattccttgttctctctcttctccctctgctaTCCCCATGATGTGAATCTTGGTAAATTTCATGCTGTAATAGAGGCTTTAtacattatcctcattttcttcaattctttttcttttggtgttCTAATTGAGTGTTTTCTGctactttattttccaaattgctgatttgatcctctgttaatctactctattgttgattccctgtaatgtattcttcatttcatttctttatttcttactggttcttttcttattttctagttCTGTTTCTATGTTTTCTAGCCCTTTGTTGAAGTACTtactaagttcatctactcttcccctaagttcattaagcatcctttttgtttatttattttttctagagttttgatctgttctttcatttgggacatgttttcttttttggctcCGCAGTTTGGCAGCCTCCTTGTatctgtttctatatattaggtagagctgctatgtctcccagtcttggtagagtggccttataaatgaagctagatcaccaacttacgccatacacaaaaataaactcaaaatggatacaggacttaaacataagacggaaaaccataaaaatactagaggaatccacaggcagcaaaatctcagacatatgccaaaagaacttcttcaccgatactgcccctagggcaatggaagctaaagagaaaataaacaaatgggactacatcaaaataataagcttttttacagcaaaagaaactatcaacaaaataacaagaaagcccactgcatgggaaaacatatttgcaaatggcatcactgataaaggtttaatctccaacatctacaggcagcttataaaacttaataaaaggaagataaatgatccaataaaaaaaatgggcaacggacctaaatagaatctttttcaaagaagacagaaggaaggccaagagacacatgaaaacatgctcaacgtcactaattatccgagagatgcaaatcaaaataacaatgtggtaccatctcacacctgtcagaatggctatcatcaacaaatcaacaaatgacaagtgttggcgaggatgcggagaaaaaggaaccctcgtgcactgctggtgggaatgcagactggtgcagccactgtggagaacagtatggagtttcctcaaaaaactgaaaatggaactcccatttgacccagtaatcccactcctaggaatatatcctaagaaactgggaacaccaataagaaaggatatatgtacccctatgttcatggcagcacaatttacaatagctaaaatctggaaacagcctaagtgcccatcaacagatgactggatcagaaaactatggtacatctacacaatggaatattatgctgccataaaaaagaaggaattcttaccatttgcagcaacctggatggaattggagaacattatgttgagtgaaataagccagtcaatgaaagaaaaataccacatgatctcactcatttatggataataaagaacattataaacttgaacaaaaagatagatacagaggcagtaaagcatcaaacagtctgtcaaattacagcaggaaggttagggagaggtggggaagataagagatcaatcaaaggatttgtatgcatgcatataaacataaccaattgacgcaaaactctggggggtgagggcatgtatgggagtggggtggggggggcaatggtaagatatatacacatataataccttaataaaaaaaattgaaagaaaaatttttctgaaatataataGCATGTTAGAAACATAATACCATGAAGACTTTTTAATTCATGTTTCAAGTTTCTAGAAATATACCTGGGATATATAATAAGCATTCAAAATATGTTTAATGAGTTCATGCAAGAATGAAGGAAATGACTCCATTTTCCAGAAATGCATTATCATATTTGTgatacttttatttgtttatttggttctttgtttttatatatagttGTATGTCTActtgttttaatttgcttattagctTATATGGGCTTGGAGAGTAGTGACTGTTTGCTTATCtgcattttatttccttccatccttccttcctttgtttttacctcctttccttccttcctttccctcctttttttccctttttatatttctttcctatGTCTATCAAGACATCTTGTTTTGAATAGCTAATTTGTTGAATTTATCTAAGAAGAgataggagaagaaagaaaaaaggggagggATGGAATGAAATGGGACAAGTTCAcaacaaaatcatttttctcCATATTTCTAAAATTGTTATCAGAACCAGAGATCCCCACCTTCAAAAAGACTATTTTGCAGTCACTCTCCTTAGAGCCCCTTTGACATCCTTGTTCCTCAGACTGTAAATGAtggggttcagcatgggtgtCACTGCAGAATAAAAGACAGAGATCATTTTATCCCTGTCATTCATTATCTTGGAGTTTGGCCTCATATAGGCAAATATTGCTGAGCCATAGAATAGGACAACAACAATGAGATGGGAGCCACAGGTAGAGAAAGCCTTGAGCCTTCCCTCCCCAGACTGCATCTGGACCACAGTGGAGATAATATTCCAGTAGGAGACAAGGATCAGGGAGACAGGAGCTAAGAGAATGACCACACCCATTGCAAAGATGGCCATTTCTGTGCTGTAGGTATCTGCTGAAGCTAGCTTCAGGAGTGCAGGAGGCTCACAAAAAAAATGGTTAATGATATTGTTCCCTCGGTAGGGAAGACGCAATGTGAATGTGGTGTCCACCAGAGACACAAACGCTCCACTGGCCCAGGACCCTGTAGCCAGCTGGACACATACCCAATGTGTCATGATGGTGGAGTAGTGCAGGGGCTTGCAGACAGCCACATACCGGTCATAGGACATCACTGCCAGCAGAGCACACTCTGTACACCCAACCAGAAGTAAAACAGCTATTTGTGTTGAGCACCCAACAAAGGAAATGGTTTTCCTCTTTACCAGGAAGTGGATTAGCACCTGGGGGACTGTAGTAGTGGAAAAACAGAGATCAGCAAAAGACAAGTTTCTAAGGAAaaagtacatgggtgtgtggagtCTGGAGTCCAGGTGAGTGAGCACAATGATGAGCAGGTTTCCCAGCACAGTCAGCAGGTAGATGatcagaaaaaggaagaagagtaGGACTTGTGTCTGTGGATCCTGTGAAAGGCCCAGGAAGATAAATTCAGTCACATAGGTTTGGTTTTCTTCTCCCATGAATATTTATATTACTGTTTATAGGAAGCACcgagaaaagaaacatttcagttattttttaaaaatctgtttaactTAGATATTTTATAAACAGTATGTAAAACTAGGCTATTGGTCTTCAATTTTAACAGCTACCATATGTTAGAAAACAGAGTTCTCTTTTTTCTCAGTAGTTCTgacaattgaaatataatttttattttctctcttcctgaatTTTTTATTAGCACCAGAGGGGCTAAATTATCCTGCATATGCTATAGGACCAAACCTTGGCTGGACTACACATAGTCCTGAGAAGACTATATTGCATTCACAGTGCCTCCTTCCTTTCATGTAGATTTGAGAATCACACAAATTGATGTTGCTTTAAGCCAGTGAGATTTTTGTGCATTAAACTGTCTGATAGCATTTATGAAGGCTGATTTTTTTcatcatatttacaaaataattctaAAGGAATGAGAATTTAAAGGAAGTTATAGTAGTCTATAATATTGGTCCTTAACCAAATTATTCTGTCATTTGTTTTCAATGTGAAGAGGGTgctgagaaacatcaataaaaacaactgCTTCATTGGTCATTGCATTTAGTAGCATCTTTTAAATATGCCCTCCTTTTAAATATGCCCTGTTCTTCACACTTGTATAAGGCCCTTGGCAATAATAGTACTAAATATCATGTATTGGACACTTTTCTTGTgccaataattattaatatttattttacattctttactttttattttacatcCTCTTTAAGTTCATATGAGGTAGTTATTATTACtcacagtatacagatgatgaaacAAAGACTTGGAGAAATTTTCAAACTGTTTCCTCTAAGCCTTCCTCACTTGTTCTGTATCctgcaattctttttctttcttattcaaaAACTGGTTGTAGAGGAGGTTAAACTTTCACCTAATTCTCTATACACTCACTCCTTGAAGACAAGCCCACAGACGTTCTCAATTTTAAGGGCTTTCAAGCTAATCTGCTATGACAGAGCTCTGTAGGCATAAAAATAACAGTCAGGCATATtttaacagatattttaaaacttttttgagGGGTCTTGTCCcatgagaatagaaaaaaaaccaAATATTAAGAAAGGTGATAAAGATTATTTGAAGACAATCTGgttgtatatctttttaaaaattaaaaagagccaATTTCAAGCCTATGATAACCGATAAGAAATGTGATCTGGTGTAAGATGaagtaattgacaaataaaaaataagacttcTATTTAGTGGATACAaccataaacaaaattttaaaaaataaataaatctaagaaaatatctaacaggaaaaaaaaagttattcgtACCATGTAAAGacctcttaaaataaataatgaaagacaTATAACACATtccaaaaagtgggcaaaggatttAAGTATCCAATTcatacaaaaataagtaaaagaaaaaaaaagtaaaactgaatAATAAACACGAAACAAAAACATGCACATTAAAACAACAGGTGAGATTTATTTGCCTTTTAGGTGAAACTTAAAATGCTGTTCACCCAAGTTTGATGACTTAGCAAGTTTGATAACAGGTTAGTAAGTGAAAAGCTAACCATCAGACTCTATGTGTGATTTGTTACTGTAATCTTTTAAATGGAGTGTGAATgggtgtgtgtttatgtgtacatgtgtatttGGAGTGTCTGTGTATTTCCAGAGATATTTCTCCTGTAGTGAGAGTCCACTGAGCATGGACTGCCTCATTTGTAAG contains:
- the LOC103294665 gene encoding olfactory receptor 2D3-like, with the protein product MGEENQTYVTEFIFLGLSQDPQTQVLLFFLFLIIYLLTVLGNLLIIVLTHLDSRLHTPMYFFLRNLSFADLCFSTTTVPQVLIHFLVKRKTISFVGCSTQIAVLLLVGCTECALLAVMSYDRYVAVCKPLHYSTIMTHWVCVQLATGSWASGAFVSLVDTTFTLRLPYRGNNIINHFFCEPPALLKLASADTYSTEMAIFAMGVVILLAPVSLILVSYWNIISTVVQMQSGEGRLKAFSTCGSHLIVVVLFYGSAIFAYMRPNSKIMNDRDKMISVFYSAVTPMLNPIIYSLRNKDVKGALRRVTAK